Proteins encoded by one window of Collimonas fungivorans:
- a CDS encoding HlyD family efflux transporter periplasmic adaptor subunit, with amino-acid sequence MTTPNQTPENQSPAAAAPAPAAANGNGKRRSLLIGVTIALIIVLIAYGIWWFIYARHYENTDDAYVGGNVVQVTPQVGGTVLAINTDDTELVQAGKPLVELDKADAKVALDQAEAQLAQTVRQVRTLFVNNNALVSNVTARTSELERARADLARRQQLISTGAVSKEELDHAKVAVQGAEAALQAAREQLASNRVLTDHTTVEQHPNVQNAAAQVRNAYINLARTTLLAPTTGYVAKRSVQVGQRVAAGTPLLSIVPLNALWVDANFKEVQIKNMRIGQPVTLDSDVYGSKIEYHGTVVGLSAGSGSAFALLPAQNASGNWIKIVQRIPVRISLDPKDLETHPLRIGVSMNVTVDVAQTEGTSLTAGTARTAPAYTTDVFDKSGQEADARIASIIAANNNAAAAH; translated from the coding sequence ATGACCACACCAAATCAAACTCCAGAAAATCAGTCTCCAGCTGCCGCCGCTCCGGCGCCAGCGGCCGCCAATGGCAACGGCAAGCGTCGCAGCCTGCTGATCGGCGTCACTATCGCCCTTATCATCGTCCTGATCGCCTATGGCATCTGGTGGTTCATCTATGCCCGCCATTACGAAAACACCGACGACGCCTATGTCGGCGGCAACGTGGTGCAAGTAACGCCGCAGGTCGGCGGCACGGTATTGGCGATCAACACCGACGATACCGAACTGGTGCAGGCCGGCAAGCCGCTGGTCGAACTCGACAAGGCCGACGCCAAGGTTGCACTGGACCAGGCGGAAGCCCAGCTGGCGCAAACCGTACGCCAGGTGCGCACGCTGTTCGTCAACAACAATGCCCTGGTTTCCAACGTCACCGCGCGCACCTCTGAGCTGGAACGCGCCCGCGCCGACCTGGCGCGCCGCCAGCAGCTGATCAGCACCGGCGCCGTATCCAAGGAAGAACTGGATCACGCCAAGGTCGCGGTACAGGGAGCGGAAGCTGCGCTGCAAGCCGCACGCGAACAACTGGCGTCGAACCGGGTATTGACTGACCACACCACGGTCGAACAGCATCCGAATGTGCAGAATGCCGCGGCCCAGGTGCGCAATGCTTACATCAACCTGGCCCGCACCACCCTGCTCGCGCCAACCACCGGCTACGTTGCCAAGCGTTCGGTGCAGGTCGGCCAGCGCGTCGCCGCCGGCACGCCGCTGCTGTCGATCGTGCCGCTGAACGCCTTGTGGGTTGACGCCAACTTCAAGGAAGTGCAGATCAAGAACATGCGCATCGGCCAGCCGGTAACTTTGGATTCCGACGTATATGGCTCCAAGATTGAATACCACGGCACAGTGGTCGGCCTGTCAGCCGGCTCCGGCTCGGCCTTCGCTTTGCTGCCGGCGCAAAACGCCAGCGGCAACTGGATCAAGATCGTGCAGCGAATTCCGGTGCGTATTTCGCTGGATCCGAAAGATCTGGAAACCCATCCGCTGCGGATCGGCGTCTCGATGAACGTCACGGTCGACGTCGCCCAGACCGAAGGCACCTCGCTGACCGCGGGCACTGCGCGCACCGCGCCGGCTTACACTACCGATGTCTTCGACAAGAGCGGCCAGGAAGCAGATGCGCGCATCGCCAGCATCATCGCCGCCAATAACAATGCAGCTGCGGCACACTAA